One region of Drosophila kikkawai strain 14028-0561.14 chromosome 2R, DkikHiC1v2, whole genome shotgun sequence genomic DNA includes:
- the LOC108072919 gene encoding muscle M-line assembly protein unc-89 isoform X1 gives MGETDGDIEPRASAEPEAGAAQDTLQVPTQKKRKLKSPTPGSLRGRSATPIHGRSQTPFTLYMTRRSATPSTWRSITPFLKREEKEKTPFELGRDIKSQTTCNIAVFDRALIMDISEPVDVQKPVRYITSDLSVIDRAAVMDVSNVEVIYVVEEYEEVEEEEIIEEVKPKKKEKKARKPRVQRKSIDKDMSPSGAEDGDDLGDYGGEDREDSIDLDEGDEPVKKGKKKAPPKKKEKKEKSPSPKLTLKLEIGGGQKASKKMFEQQQPAPKPPPKKSKMVLQMEEQAKAAAKAAEEEAARTKPKGETYEERQKRLQAEKEEQERLEAEQRALEEAEAEEDEEDPSAMGEEGEEGTEAGYGDEDQDQEYAGEDGEGDEDRDIEEEEDAVTDLKKKDEKRRGSDSSDEFVRPDPHEEERWQRIAAIEGEEFMQQMRKYSQAKRISEKERDADWQRRREQARNPKFINFLSDRAAEAGQSVRLACAVDGPELSAKWYHNRKQLERDGCHRIINNNNILVLEVLNTTILDSGEYSCVISNQNDEVTSSCIVTIYEVFKDEPKPPSIQYIKEYYHLRDDELTIECHVHGVPRPVITWWRGAFQVKASYKFTILEEAHGVCKLLIYKPGNKDGGIYTLKAFNSSGEAQINHTVEVAKNLHYHVPGIFHARDKIQLDSLKQAKKAMEAALKSKAESDQKRADAEAEQQRLRPVRASPEPLVPAKQKLSFATQLRDRMALEGSTIKFVATVIGPQPNTRWMKDDKWVVVGGNIKNLSEEGKAILEIADVTPADSGVYKCVAKNDLSEIETSCYFKVYTAQADGDESEPIFALPLRDVYHASQNDLILDTKVRGNPRPVISWTKDQIPIVLDDRVVQIEHLDGICELIINKPTINDNGIYVCTAKSKLGTQSTTHTVVVDTTHTSRRSSILSAIAMQEGGEPAEGGGGSGGKAKARRKKKDDDAEGGGGDGEGGYERRSRMPDPSPKQMLYFTVNLSNRYVAEGSKVKLQAVIGGPEPIIKWQKDDQNVTYGPRIRNMNRDSLAVLEFVNAQAEDSGTYSIIAQNEFCKITTSALLHVYQPKVNTDVQPVFIRSLKETYHLNTNELILETAVRGQPTPEVQWFKDSVEIQSGGRYQLIEHQDGTCELIIDRPDNKDSGKYVLKAESRAGKMEISHYVLFEGKAHHIADNIHGVFHADKSLLRPKEVEKPVEKKPAAAAAPEAESEAEEGGKGKRRPKKDDEADSSSAYATDYASDTASLSSKRREKNIAIHFSTSMRDRVVAEGSKVKISCFLDAKEPQVKWFKDGEQIQNSPKIRGRYSEGLCLLEIMSATAEDNGEYKCWGRDETGEASTSCRLEVYEDPGTGDVPPTFTRNIKDTLHGKINELQLDVHVRGLPTPSVTWVKDGVKVENSDKYQQVDHDDGTCELFISNPKPSDSGKYVCQAENREGKTEIVHVITVEPRVRVPRHSPPREGRPPRPAGGDEEAPAAGEEGAAAEGEGGEGGEGAAAGGEKRRRKPKPDEEEQGSSRREVPPPPDLRKRLYFRNFLSNRTVKSGSNVKWMVNIDGPEPTAKWFHGDQPIAFGPKSKMSMQDGIAWLNLVGVTEEEAGEYTLRVRGSENEIVSTCNLFVYSTGKPEVISPTFVVGIKDTYSLNENELVLDCRVRGQPRPEIEWMKGNEIISNDEKYKLTDQADGYAKLVINNPTEKDSGIYSCVARNEGAENKISHQVDFKGRQHYSLEKTHGFFHRDPNKPHFLLPLGNQTVCKGGTVAISAEFMQTSTPIEVKWYRDRQAVDGPNVKTLADRGVYTLTIMNALPEIEGTYTCRASNAFGRIESHANIDVSMAETKDERPPLFLSRPDTEMKIAVGDPFSLSFRIGGDPKPKLTFMKGTKDITQSDRVSKEVSDDYTRFTVQQAQISDSGTYFVVARNNFGTDRIFVTVTVNPRARSATPSQPRWGLPLDSYSDTSYFRDPPGCISTEPLVVDSGPTHISLSWGKPVSANSAPVIAYKVEAWVVGHEGGAYWRELGLTPINSFDAFNLKPNLEYHFRVTPKNRYGWGPTVQTSSALQVGGVECLPEFVKILPGQAKALLGSSFTLQCNMRGAPRPQVTWFKDGIQLSSSSERVKIRQIGSTCALTIATVSELDSGRYTCEATNSKGRVSTFARLQVVADSRIYEADSRLKEIAHGRNVADVGDSLPIFTMRLRDRRVQFTYPVRLTCQIVGYPVPEILWYKDDQLIHADRKHLISSEGQFFTLEIAATTLDDSGTYTCLAKNELGSVSCHCTLVVDKGIRAYISPDFYVPLDPFYIFREGSEIRLSTKVEAYPAVGVTWHRNGMRLRPSRRLTATLDSNGYVELIIAEATLRDAGIYVCVASNVVGKVETICRVAIEEELNKIATPQRSLDIPIIKTDDLPYSKEPLFVVKPRSSEAYEGDNVIIFCEVVGDPKPEVVWLRDFLNPEYYKDAPHFRRIGDGPEYRLEIPSAKLDFTGTYSVIASNCHGEAKAVISLQIFAKDILKDSRMDKVHTRHGNIETLPRFVRNLRNLRCCDGDAISLECHVEADPEPFIIWEKDGRVVPADRDYVMSFDGTKATLSIPRVYPEDEGEYTCVAKNSVGRSLSSACIIVDVPEEKENMLSRQLTRPSGLLSAHSTPRSTPRSTPARSFSPMRLSSYRTTSSIDLSAVAERRRSDARNAITAPKFLAIPYNRVVEEGDSVRFQCAIAGHPTPWATWDKDGLIVTPTPRIAVKEIDDLRIIEIDEVSFDDAGLYRVTLENDFGRIEATARLDVIRSSRYSKSPSVRSVRASSSRLYRRIMGPSTAIGGRMALASGYRGSSVPSVRFYRNNVELEPSERVHILLQEEDSMALLIVDTVTREDEGVYTCIISGSNHDPLISSTTVRFYDTENEIPTRRGAVITEPLPEITKSLEGEVIDLCCGIDCQEPYSYVWLRNGEVLPDSDEFNYIDHGNGRLCLRINDAFDIDSGIYSCQVFTNDSDSNSEPDCTSSGELCVLERDLTQADEQRVQLLKTPLPVVCGLGEEALFYARVFPCEAEAEWYLNGQLIAEEDDSLNMTLESYPENGIRLLRMRDVTTSRSGEICLQVKHPLADSRRIPATRTYTSLLVLPAVRGNSSASSSLAGRNSCILTRPEDCTALIGGHVRLSVRYEPFPGTTVIWYKACHPIIESSNVTIRTTSQQSTLYITDISADDSGKYTVEVMNDYGVEAAAASVAVEGPPEPPSGQPSVSLGPDRVAVAWCGPPYDGGCMITGFIIEMQTCEGEDCDTDNWQQVTRVVDTLAYTIKNLQPQMHYRFRVRAENIHGRSEPGQASELVQITSRLQRSPSDHYGQTVSVQAGGDFKARFEIIEELGKGRFGVVYKVQEREQPDQLLAAKVIKCIKSQDRQKVLEEISIMRSLQHPKLLQLAASFESPREIVMVMEYITGGELFERVVADDFTLTELDCILFLRQVCDGVAYMHSQSVVHLDLKPENIMCHTRTSHQIKIIDFGLAQRLDTKAPVRVLFGTPEFIPPEIISYEPIGFKSDMWSVGVICYVLLSGLSPFMGDNDVETFSNITRADYDYDDEAFDCVSQEAKDFISQLLVHRKEERLTAQQCLESKWLSQRHDDNLSNNKICTDKLKKFIIRRKWQKTGNAIRALGRMANLSVSRRNSAIAMGALSSPRPSLSGLSMLNASALSSGMSSQMTSLHEEEDDFSVEMPSVEKRTVLKLRDKSQCSERSDSGYSECSNCSGAQENLLLSLAKSKLEAIAKAGNVSHTEQLDPEHPVAVTLELPTNSKGEAIMRSDFTNTIKMRKKSLEDSAAREKPKSKTQVKPLCESKLKVSQLKDRFQVPTAPAPAASAAAAAAAANKPPLAFESFKIAKVASVGRISRTEDSEKSKRGTLSSGSSAKAKPAQVRSMPSSPLPQRSATPTRLMSQRVREAAERLAQQHTVASAQRQFSNGSNGNGNTKTTETNRESRARRLINRFNNNNNETQHITS, from the exons ATGGGAGAAACGGACGGAGATATCGAGCCACGGGCTTCCGCCGAACCGGAGGCGGGCGCTGCCCAGGATACCCTGCAGGTGCCGACGCAAAAGAAGCGCAAGCTTAAGTCACCAACTCCGGGCAGCTTACGCGGACGCAGTGCCACGCCAATTCATGGCAGGAGTCAGACCCCGTTCACACTGTACATGACTCGGCGCAGTGCCACGCCGTCAACTTGGCGCAGCATCACTCCCTTCCTGAAGCGGGAGGAAAAGGAGAAGACTCCTTTCGAGCTTGGCCGGGACATTAAGAGCCAGACGACCTGCAACATCGCCGTCTTCGATCGCGCCCTTATCATGGACATTTCCGAGCCCGTGGACGTGCAGAAGCCCGTGCGTTACATAACCTCCGATCTGTCGGTGATCGATCGCGCTGCCGTAATGGATGTGTCCAACGTTGAGGTTATCTACGTTGTCGAGGAGTACGAGGAGGTCGAAGAGGAGGAGATCATCGAAGAGGTCAAGCCGaaaaagaaggagaaaaaGGCCAGGAAGCCGCGCGTTCAGCGCAAGTCTATCGACAAGGACATGAGTCCTTCCGGCGCCGAAGATGGCGATGACTTGGGAGACTACGGGGGCGAGGATCGAGAGGATAGTATCGATCTCGATGAAGGCGATGAGCCCGTCAAGAAGGGCAAGAAGAAGGCTCCGCCCaagaagaaggagaagaaggagaaATCCCCCAGTCCGAAATTGACCTTGAAACTAGAGATCGGTGGAGGCCAGAAGGCTAGCAAGAAAAtgtttgagcagcagcagcccgcACCCAAGCCACCGCCGAAGAAGAGCAAGATGGTGCTCCAGATGGAGGAGCAGGCCAAGGCCGCTGCCAAGGCCGCTGAGGAGGAGGCAGCCCGGACCAAGCCCAAGGGCGAGACCTATGAGGAGCGACAGAAGCGCCTGCAGGCCGAGAAAGAAGAGCAGGAGCGACTGGAGGCCGAGCAGCGGGCCCTCGAAGAGGCCGAGGCTGAGGAGGATGAAGAGGATCCATCGGCCATGGGTGAGGAAGGCGAGGAGGGCACCGAAGCCGGCTATGGCGAtgaggaccaggaccaggagtATGCCGGAGAAGACGGTGAGGGCGACGAGGATCGTGATatcgaagaggaggaggacgcTGTGACCGATCTGAAGAAGAAAGACGAGAAACGTCGCGGCAGTGACTCCTCGGACGAATTCGTTCGCCCCGATCCCCACGAGGAGGAGCGCTGGCAGCGCATCGCCGCCATCGAGGGCGAGGAATTCATGCAGCAGATGCGCAAATACAGCCAGGCCAAGCGCATTAGCGAGAAGGAGCGCGACGCCGACTGGCAGCGCCGCCGTGAGCAGGCCCGCAATCCCAAGTTTATTAACTTCCTGTCTGATCGAGCCGCCGAAGCCGGCCAGAGTGTGCGTCTAGCCTGCGCCGTAGACGGACCAGAGCTTTCGGCTAAGTGGTACCATAACCGCAAGCAACTGGAGCGCGATGGATGCCATCGCattatcaacaacaacaacatcctGGTGCTGGAGGTGCTCAATACCACCATTTTGGACTCCGGCGAGTATTCGTGTGTAATCTCGAACCAGAACGATGAGGTGACATCGTCCTGCATTGTCACCATCTACGAAGTGTTCAAGGACGAACCCAAACCCCCCTCCATTCAGTATATCAAAG AGTACTACCATTTGCGCGATGACGAGCTGACCATCGAGTGCCACGTTCACGGCGTTCCCCGTCCCGTGATCACCTGGTGGCGCGGCGCCTTCCAGGTGAAGGCCAGCTACAAGTTCACGATCCTGGAGGAGGCTCACGGTGTGTGCAAGCTGCTGATCTACAAGCCAGGCAACAAGGATGGCGGTATATACACGCTCAAGGCCTTTAATTCCAGTGGAGAGGCTCAGATCAATCACACCGTGGAGGTGGCCAAGAATCTGCACTACCATGTGCCCGGCATCTTCCATGCCCGCGACAAGATCCAGCTAGACAGCTTGAAGCAGGCCAAGAAGGCTATGGAGGCGGCCCTTAAATCGAAGGCCGAGTCCGACCAGAAGCGAGCAGATGCCGAGGCcgagcagcagcggctgcGTCCAGTCCGGGCTTCTCCAGAGCCCTTAGTGCCGGCCAAGCAGAAGCTCTCGTTTGCCACCCAGCTGCGTGATCGCATGGCGCTCGAGGGATCCACCATTAAGTTTGTGGCAACGGTAATTGGACCCCAGCCCAACACACGCTGGATGAAGGACGACaagtgggtggtggtgggcgGCAACATCAAGAATTTGTCGGAGGAGGGCAAGGCCATACTTGAGATCGCCGACGTCACCCCTGCCGACTCGGGCGTCTACAAGTGTGTGGCTAAGAACGATCTTAGCGAGATCGAGACCTCCTGCTACTTTAAGGTTTACACGGCGCAGGCGGATGGCGACGAATCGGAGCCCATATTCGCCCTGCCACTGCGAG ATGTGTACCATGCCTCGCAAAATGATCTGATTCTCGACACGAAGGTGCGCGGCAATCCCCGGCCGGTGATCTCGTGGACCAAGGACCAGATACCCATCGTGCTCGACGATCGTGTGGTGCAGATCGAGCACTTGGATGGCATCTGCGAGCTGATCATCAACAAGCCGACGATCAATGACAACGGAATCTATGTTTGCACCGCCAAGAGCAAGCTGGGCACTCAGTCGACCACCCACACGGTTGTGGTCGACACCACCCATACCTCGAGGCGATCGAGCATTCTGTCTGCTATTGCCATGCAGGAAGGAGGTGAGCCAGCtgagggcggcggcggcagtggcGGCAAGGCCAAGGCCAGGAGGAAGAAGAAGGACGACGACGCTGAGGGCGGCGGTGGTGACGGTGAGGGTGGCTATGAGCGCCGCAGCCGTATGCCGGATCCCTCGCCCAAGCAAATGCTGTACTTCACGGTCAATCTGTCCAATCGGTATGTGGCCGAGGGCTCCAAGGTCAAGTTACAGGCCGTGATCGGTGGCCCGGAGCCCATTATCAAGTGGCAAAAGGATGACCAGAATGTCACCTATGGACCACGCATCCGTAACATGAATCGTGACAGCTTGGCGGTGCTGGAGTTCGTTAATGCCCAGGCGGAGGACTCGGGCACTTACTCCATTATTGCCCAGAACGAGTTCTGCAAGATCACCACCTCGGCCCTGCTGCATGTGTACCAGCCAAAGGTCAACACGGATGTGCAGCCCGTCTTTATACGCTCTCTGAAAG AAACCTATCATCTTAACACCAACGAGTTGATCCTGGAGACAGCCGTGCGTGGCCAGCCAACGCCCGAGGTTCAGTGGTTCAAGGACAGCGTGGAGATCCAGAGCGGTGGTCGTTACCAGCTCATCGAGCATCAAGATGGAACCTGTGAGCTCATCATCGATCGGCCGGACAACAAGGACTCTGGCAAATATGTGCTCAAGGCCGAGAGCCGCGCCGGCAAGATGGAGATCTCCCACTATGTGCTCTTCGAGGGCAAGGCCCATCACATTGCGGACAACATCCATGGCGTCTTCCATGCGGACAAGAGCCTGCTGCGCCCCAAGGAGGTGGAGAAGCCCGTTGAGAAGAAGCCAGCGGCTGCCGCAGCTCCTGAGGCCGAATCGGAAGCTGAGGAGGGAGGAAAGGGCAAGCGACGTCCTAAGAAGGACGACGAAGCGGATTCATCCTCCGCCTACGCCACCGACTATGCCTCTGATACGGCCAGTTTGTCCAGCAAGCGTCGCGAGAAGAACATCGCCATCCACTTCAGCACCTCGATGAGGGATCGTGTCGTGGCCGAGGGATCCAAGGTGAAGATTTCGTGCTTCCTGGACGCCAAGGAGCCGCAGGTCAAATGGTTCAAGGACGGCGAGCAGATCCAAAACAGTCCCAAGATCAGGGGCCGCTACAGCGAGGGTCTGTGCCTGCTGGAGATCATGAGCGCTACGGCCGAGGACAATGGCGAGTACAAGTGCTGGGGTCGCGACGAGACAGGCGAGGCCTCCACCTCGTGTCGCCTGGAAGTATACGAGGATCCGGGCACCGGTGATGTGCCACCCACCTTTACGCGCAACATCAAGGATACGCTGCACGGCAAGATCAACGAGTTGCAGCTGGATGTCCATGTGCGTGGTCTGCCCACACCCTCGGTTACGTGGGTGAAGGACGGCGTGAAGGTGGAGAATAGCGACAAGTACCAGCAGGTGGACCACGATGACGGCACCTGCGAGCTGTTCATCAGCAACCCGAAGCCCTCGGACAGCGGCAAGTACGTGTGCCAGGCCGAGAATCGTGAGGGCAAGACGGAAATCGTCCACGTTATAACTGTGGAGCCGCGAGTTCGGGTACCGCGCCACTCTCCGCCCAGGGAGGGCAGGCCACCGCGTCCGGCTGGAGGCGATGAGGAGGCACCGGCAGCCGGTGAAGAAGGCGCCGCCGCGGAGGGCGAAGGCGGCGAGGGCGGAGagggtgctgctgccggtggcGAGAAGCGTCGCCGGAAGCCTAAGcccgacgaggaggagcagggcaGTTCCAGGCGTGAggtgccaccaccaccggaTCTAAGGAAGCGCCTATACTTCAGGAACTTCCTTTCAAACCGCACGGTCAAGTCGGGCAGCAATGTCAAGTGGATGGTCAACATTGATGGACCGGAGCCAACGGCCAAGTGGTTCCATGGCGACCAGCCGATAGCCTTTGGTCCCAAGAGCAAGATGTCCATGCAGGATGGCATCGCCTGGCTGAATCTTGTGGGGGTaacggaggaggaggccgGCGAGTATACGTTGCGGGTGAGGGGTTCGGAGAACGAAATCGTGAGCACTTGCAACCTGTTTGTGTACAGCACGGGCAAGCCGGAGGTTATTTCGCCCACCTTTGTAGTGGGCATTAAAG ACACATATTCTCTCAACGAGAATGAGTTGGTTCTGGATTGCCGCGTACGTGGCCAGCCCCGTCCCGAGATCGAGTGGATGAAGGGCAACGAGATCATCTCCAACGATGAGAAGTACAAACTAACCGACCAGGCCGATGGCTATGCCAAGCTGGTGATCAACAATCCCACGGAGAAGGACTCGGGCATCTACTCGTGCGTGGCCCGCAACGAGGGAGCCGAGAACAAGATCTCCCATCAGGTGGACTTCAAGGGCCGCCAGCACTACTCGCTGGAGAAGACGCACGGCTTCTTCCATCGCGATCCGAATAAGCCGCACTTCCTGCTGCCCCTGGGCAACCAGACGGTCTGCAAGGGAGGCACCGTGGCCATTTCGGCGGAATTCATGCAGACCAGCACGCCCATTGAGGTGAAATGGTACCGCGATCGCCAGGCGGTGGATGGACCCAATGTCAAGACCCTGGCTGATCGTGGCGTCTACACACTGACTATAATGAATGCCTTGCCTGAGATCGAGGGCACCTACACGTGCCGGGCCTCGAACGCTTTTGGTCGCATCGAGTCGCATGCCAACATAGATGTCTCCATGGCCGAGACCAAGGACGAGCGTCCGCCGCTGTTCCTTTCGCGACCGGACACTGAGATGAAGATCGCCGTGGGTGATCCGTTCTCTTTATCTTTCCGCATTGGCGGGGATCCGAAACCGAAGC TCACATTCATGAAGGGCACCAAGGACATCACTCAGTCGGACCGGGTCAGCAAAGAGGTGTCGGATGACTACACCAGATTCACAGTGCAGCAAGCCCAGATCTCCGACTCTGGCACCTACTTTGTGGTGGCCCGCAACAACTTTGGCACTGACAGGATATTCGTCACTGTAACG GTAAACCCGCGCGCTCGCTCCGCCACGCCATCGCAACCACGCTGGGGCCTTCCCCTGGATAGTTACAGCGACACTTCGTACTTCAGAG ATCCCCCGGGTTGCATTTCCACGGAGCCCCTGGTCGTTGACTCCGGACCCACGCACATCTCGCTGTCGTGGGGCAAGCCGGTTAGTGCCAACTCTGCCCCGGTGATTGCCTACAAGGTGGAGGCCTGGGTGGTGGGCCATGAGGGCGGTGCCTACTGGCGAGAGCTGGGCCTTACGCCCATCAACTCGTTCGATGCCTTCAACCTGAAGCCCAACCTGGAGTATCACTTCCGGGTGACGCCCAAAAACCGCTATGGCTGGGGACCCACGGTCCAGACCAGCTCTGCTTTGCAAGTGGGCGGCGTCGAGTGTCTGCCCGAGTTCGTCAAAATCCTGCCGGGTCAGGCGAAGGCTCTGCTGGGCTCATCCTTCACCCTGCAGTGCAATATGCGCGGAGCGCCTCGGCCGCAGGTCACCTGGTTCAAGGATGGCATTCAGCTGAGCAGCAGCTCGGAGCGGGTTAAGATCCGTCAGATCGGTTCCACCTGTGCTCTGACTATTGCCACCGTCAGCGAGCTGGATTCGGGTCGCTACACCTGCGAGGCAACCAACTCCAAGGGCAGGGTCTCCACGTTTGCCCGCCTCCAAGTCGTGGCCGATTCGAGGATCTACGAGGCTGATTCGCGTCTAAAGGAGATCGCTCATGGACGTAACGTGGCCGATGTGGGCGACTCTCTACCCATTTTCACCATGCGCCTGCGCGATCGTCGTGTCCAGTTCACCTATCCGGTGCGTCTTACCTGCCAGATCGTTGGTTATCCCGTGCCCGAGATCCTGTGGTACAAGGACGATCAGCTCATCCATGCCGATAGGAAGCATCTCATCAGCTCCGAGGGACAGTTCTTCACGCTGGAGATAGCGGCCACAACGCTGGACGACAGCGGCACCTACACCTGCCTGGCCAAGAATGAACTGGGCTCGGTGTCCTGTCACTGCACCCTGGTGGTGGACAAGGGCATTCGGGCTTATATCTCGCCGGACTTTTATGTACCCTTGGATCCCTTCTACATATTCCGCGAGGGCTCTGAGATACGTCTCTCCACGAAAGTGGAGGCCTATCCTGCCGTGGGCGTCACCTGGCATCGGAATGGCATGCGCCTGAGGCCGAGCCGTCGCCTGACAGCCACTTTGGACTCGAATGGCTATGTGGAACTAATCATTGCCGAGGCCACCTTACGAGATGCGGGAATCTATGTGTGTGTTGCCTCCAACGTGGTCGGCAAGGTGGAAACTATCTGCCGGGTGGCCATCGAGGAGGAGCTGAACAAGATAGCAACGCCGCAACGATCCCTGGATATTCCCATCATCAAGACTGACGACCTGCC GTACTCCAAGGAGCCCCTGTTTGTGGTCAAGCCCCGTTCCAGCGAAGCCTACGAGGGTGACAACGTCATCATATTCTGCGAGGTGGTTGGCGATCCCAAGCCCGAAGTCGTTTGGCTGCGCGATTTTCTGAAT CCGGAGTATTACAAGGACGCCCCCCACTTCCGGCGCATCGGAGACGGACCCGAGTACAGGCTGGAGATACCCAGCGCCAAGTTGGACTTCACCGGCACCTACTCAGTAATAGCCAGCAACTGTCATGGCGAAGCCAAGGCTGTAATATCCCTACAAATATTCGCCAAAG ACATACTTAAAGATAGCCGCATGGACAAAGTGCACACACGACATGG CAACATCGAGACTCTTCCCCGCTTCGTCCGCAACTTGCGAAACCTGCGCTGTTGCGATGGGGATGCGATATCGCTGGAATGCCATGTGGAGGCCGATCCAGAACCGTTTATCATTTGGGAAAAGGACGGACGAGTGGTTCCCGCTGACCGCGACTACGTGATGTCCTTTGATGGCACCAAGGCCACGCTGAGCATTCCACGCGTGTACCCCGAGGACGAGGGCGAGTATACTTGTGTGGCCAAGAACTCGGTTGGTCGCAGTCTCTCCTCTGCCTGCATAATTGTCGATGTGcccgaggagaaggagaacaTGCTCAGTCGCCAGTTGACACGGCCCAGTGGCCTGCTCTCCGCCCACTCCACGCCACGCTCCACGCCGCGTTCGACGCCAGCAAGGAGCTTCTCACCCATGCGTCTCTCCTCCTATCGCACCACAAGCAGCATCGATCTTTCCGCGGTGGCCGAGCGAAGGCGTAGCGATGCCCGCAATGCCATAACGGCACCCAAGTTCCTTGCCATTCCCTACAATCGAGTCGTCGAGGAGGGCGACAGTGTGCGCTTCCAGTGCGCCATCGCGGGCCATCCCACACCCTGGGCCACCTGGGACAAGGATGGTCTGATTgtcacgcccacgcccagaATCGCTGTAAAGGAAATCGATGATCTTCGGATCATAGAGATCGATGAGGTGTCCTTTGATGATGCGGGCCTGTACCGCGTGACTCTCGAGAATGATTTTGGAAGGATTGAGGCTACTGCCCGCCTGGATGTGATACGCAGCTCCCGCTACTCCAAGTCTCCATCTGTGCGCAGTGTACGCGCCTCCTCCTCCCGCCTTTACAGGCGTATCATGGGTCCATCCACAG CAATTGGCGGACGCATGGCCTTGGCTAGCGGCTATCGAGGCTCTTCGGTGCCTTCGGTGAGGTTCTATCGCAACAACGTGGAGCTGGAGCCATCAGAGCGAGTGCACATCCTGCTGCAGGAGGAGGACTCAATGGCCCTGCTCATTGTGGATACTGTTACGCGCGAGGACGAGGGAGTATATACCTGCATCATAAGCGGCAGCAATCACGATCCCCTGATCAGCTCCACCACAGTCCGTTTCTATGATACGGAGAATGAGATTCCCACCAGACGCGGAGCCGTCATCACGGAACCACTGCCCGAGATAACCAAATCGCTGGAGGGAGAGGTGATTGATCTGTGCTGCGGCATCGATTGCCAAGAGCCCTATAGCTACGTTTGGCTGCGCAATGGGGAAGTACTACCGGACAGCGATGAATTCAA TTACATTGATCATGGCAATGGACGCCTGTGCCTGCGCATCAACGATGCCTTCGACATTGACTCCGGCATATACAGCTGTCAGGTGTTTACCAACGACTCAGACTCCAACTCCGAACCCGATTGCACTAGCAGCGGCGAGCTGTGCGTCTTGGAGCGAGATCTGACCCAGGCAGATGAGCAGCGCGTGCAGCTGCTAAAGACTCCCCTCCCAGTGGTATGTGGCTTGGGCGAGGAAGCCCTGTTCTATGCCCGTGTCTTTCCCTGCGAAGCGGAAGCCGAATGGTATCTAAATGGCCAACTAATAGCCGAGGAGGATGACTCACTTAACATGACG TTGGAGTCTTATCCAGAGAACGGCATTCGGCTGCTGCGCATGCGAGACGTGACCACTTCGAGGAGCGGCGAGATCTGTCTGCAGGTGAAGCATCCCCTGGCAGACTCACGGCGTATACCCGCCACCCGTACTTATACGAGCCTTCTGGTTCTGCCCGCCGTCAGGGGCAACAGCAGTGCCTCCTCCTCGCTGGCGGGACGCAATAGCTGCATTTTAACACGCCCCGAGGATTGCACCGCCCTCATTGGCGGACATGTCCGGCTGAGCGTGCGCTACGAGCCATTCCCGGGCACCACGGTCATCTGGTACAAGGCG TGCCACCCCATCATAGAGAGCTCCAATGTGACAATACGGACAACCAGCCAGCAGTCGACCCTCTACATCACGGACATCTCAGCGGATGACAGCGGCAAATACACGGTGGAAGTGATGAACGACTATGGCGTGGAGGCTGCTGCCGCCTCGGTGGCAGTGGAGGGACCACCAGAACCGCCCAGTGGTCAGCCCAGTGTCTCCCTAGGCCCAGATCGCGTGGCAGTGGCCTGGTGTGGGCCACCCTACGATGGCGGCTGCATGATCACAGGCTTTAT CATTGAGATGCAGACCTGCGAGGGCGAGGACTGTGATACGGACAACTGGCAACAGGTGACCCGAGTGGTGGACACGCTGGCCTACACCATCAAGAACCTACAGCCACAGATGCATTATAGATTCCGCGTGAGAGCCGAGAATATCCATGGACGCAGTGAACCCGGCCAGGCCAGCGAACTGGTGCAGATCACTAGCAGATTGCAGAGGAGTCCCTCAGATCATTATGGCCAGACAGTGAGTGTCCAGGCTGGCGGAGACTTCAAAGCCCGCTTTGAAATCATCGAGGAGCTGGGCAAAGGACGCTTCGGCGTGGTCTACAAGGTGCAGGAACGCGAGCAGCCGGACCAACTGCTGGCCGCCAAGGTGATCAAGTGCATCAAGTCACAAGATCGACAGAAGGTGCTCGAAGAGATCTCCATAATGCGTTCCCTGCAGCATCCCAAGCTCCTGCAGCTGGCCGCCTCCTTCGAGAGTCCCAGGGAGATAGTCATGGTGATGGAGTA CATCACTGGCGGCGAACTGTTTGAGCGTGTGGTGGCCGATGACTTCACATTGACTGAGCTGGACTGCATCCTTTTCCTGCGACAGGTGTGCGATGGCGTGGCCTACATGCACAGCCAGAGCGTGGTGCATTTGGACCTGAAGCCGGAGAATATTATGTGCCATACGCGCACCAGCCACCAGATCAAGATCATTGACTTTGGCCTGGCCCAGCGGCTGGACACGAAGGCTCCTGTACGCGTTCTCTTTGGAACCCCCGAGTTTATACCGCCGGAGATCATCAGCTATGAGCCCATTGGCTTCAAGTCAGACATGTGGAGCGTGGGCGTCATCTGCTATGTGCT ACTCTCCGGCCTCTCACCTTTCATGGGCGACAACGATGTGGAGACCTTCTCGAATATCACACGAGCGGATTACGACTACGATGACGAGGCCTTTGACTGCGt TTCCCAGGAGGCCAAGGACTTTATCTCGCAGCTTTTGGTGCACCGCAAGGAGGAGCGCCTGACCGCCCAACAGTGCCTGGAATCCAAGTGGCTTAGCCAGCGACACGACGACAAtctcagcaacaacaagatCTGCACGGACAAGCTGAAGAAGTTCATTATCCGCAGAAAGTGGCAG